A window of the Brassica napus cultivar Da-Ae chromosome C5, Da-Ae, whole genome shotgun sequence genome harbors these coding sequences:
- the LOC106418440 gene encoding 14-3-3-like protein GF14 phi — MAAASSSAREEFVYLAKLAEQAERYEEMVEFMEKVVEGVEKDELSVEERNLLSVAYKNVIGARRASWRIISSIEQKEESRGNDDHVTTIRDYRSKIESELSKICDGILKLLDTRLIPASANGDSKVFYLKMKGDYHRYLAEFKTAQERKDAAEHTLTAYKAAQDIANSELPPTHPIRLGLALNFSVFYYEILNSPDRACSLAKQAFDEAIAELDTLGEESYKDSTLIMQLLRDNLTLWTSDMQDEGTEEIKEAAATKPAEEEKET, encoded by the exons atggCGGCAGCATCATCCTCGGCGAGGGAAGAGTTCGTATACCTAGCGAAGCTCGCGGAGCAAGCGGAGCGATATGAAGAGATGGTTGAATTCATGGAAAAAGTCGTCGAAGGCGTGGAGAAAGACGAACTCAGCGTGGAGGAACGAAACCTCCTCTCCGTGGCTTACAAAAACGTAATCGGCGCTCGTCGAGCCTCGTGGCGCATCATCTCCTCCATCGAACAGAAGGAAGAGAGCCGGGGGAACGATGACCACGTCACCACGATCCGTGACTACAGAAGCAAGATCGAGTCTGAGCTCTCCAAAATCTGCGACGGCATCCTTAAGCTGCTCGATACAAGACTCATTCCGGCTTCTGCAAACGGAGATTCCAAGGTTTTCTACCTTAAGATGAAGGGAGATTACCATAGGTACTTGGCTGAGTTTAAGACCGCTCAGGAGAGGAAAGACGCCGCCGAGCATACCCTCACCGCTTACAAAGCCGCTCAG GACATTGCTAACTCTGAATTGCCTCCAACACACCCCATCCGTCTGGGTCTGGCTTTGAACTTCTCTGTCTTTTACTACGAGATTCTCAACTCTCCAGACCGTGCTTGCAGTCTCGCTAAGCAG GCATTTGATGAAGCAATCGCTGAGTTGGATACTCTAGGCGAGGAGTCATACAAGGACAGTACTTTGATCATGCAGCTTCTCCGTGACAACCTTACTCTATGGACTTCTGACATGCAG GACGAAGGTACAGAGGAGATCAAAGAAGCGGCAGCAACAAAGCCTgctgaagaagagaaggagacTTGA